From Camelina sativa cultivar DH55 chromosome 20, Cs, whole genome shotgun sequence, the proteins below share one genomic window:
- the LOC104770225 gene encoding squamosa promoter-binding-like protein 7 isoform X2: MSSLSQSQSPTPPEMEIQPPPALVNDDPSTYPSALWDWGDLLDFAADERLLVSFDSSDHLTPFPPVPSPPPLPPHPQPQLIPTQPLAESESYPSPDESGSGSDRVRKRDPRLICSNFVEGLLPCSCPELDQKLEEAELPKKKRVRGGSGVARCQVPGCEVDISELKGYHRRHRVCLRCANATFVVLDGDNKRYCQQCGKFHVLPDFDEGKRSCRRKLERHNNRRKRKPVDKGGVATKQQQVPPSHNDNSVIDVEDGKDNTCSSDQRPEQEASLIFEDGHIPAQGSVPFTHSINADNFVSVTGSGEPQPDEGMNDTKFELSPSGGDNKSAYSTVCPTGRISFKLYDWNPAEFPRRLRHQIFQWLSTMPVELEGYIRPGCTILTVFIAMPEIMWAKLSKDPVAYLDEFILKPGKMLFGRGSMTVYLNNMIFRLIKGGTSLKRVDVKLESPKLQFVYPTCFEAGKPIELVVCGQNLLQPKCRFLVSFSGKYLPHNYSVVPTPAQDEKRSCNNKFYKINIVNSDPNLFGPAFVEVENESGLSNFIPLIIGDESICSEMKQIEQKFNATLVPEGQEVTACCSSTCCCSDFGERQSAFSGLLLDIAWSVKVPSAECTEKRINRCQIKRYNRVLNYLIQNNSSSILGNVLHNLEALVKKMEPDSLVHCTCDCDVKLLHENMNLASDANRKHQIHEESKVTPGNVLPSSGCCCKSSFQKDKPSTIVNFNQDPEAGLDCKERIQADCSPDIGGKETDPLLNKEVVMNVKDIGDWPRKSCIPLHSTLTYRSRQTVFLIATFAVCFAVCAVLYHPNKVTQLAVAIRTRLAHKL; the protein is encoded by the exons ATGTCTTCTCTGTCGCAATCTCAATCACCTACGCCTCCGGAGATGGAGATTCAACCTCCTCCTGCATTGGTTAACGATGATCCTTCAACCTATCCCTCCGCTCTCTGGGATTGGGGAGATCTCCTTGACTTCGCCGCCGACGAACGCCTTCTCGTTTCTTTCGATTCTTCCGATCATCTTACTCCTTTCCCTCCcgttccttctcctcctcctcttcctcctcatccGCAGCCCCAGCTGATTCCGACTCAGCCTCTCGCGGAATCTGAATCGTATCCTTCTCCTGATGAATCTGGTTCAGGTTCCGATCGGGTTAGGAAGCGAGACCCGAGGTTGATTTGTTCCAATTTCGTTGAAGGTTTGCTTCCTTGTTCGTGTCCTGAGCTTGATCAGAAATTGGAGGAGGCTGAGCTTCCGAAGAAGAAGCGTGTTCGCGGCGGTTCTGGTGTTGCTCGTTGTCAGGTTCCAGGTTGTGAAGTGGATATAAGCGAGCTTAAAGGTTACCATAGGAGGCATAGGGTTTGTCTCCGGTGTGCTAATGCTACCTTTGTTGTGCTTGACGGAGATAATAAGAGATACTGTCAACAGTGTGGCAA GTTTCATGTGCTCCCGGACTTTGATGAGGGAAAGCGCAGCTGTCGGAGAAAGCTAGAGCGTCACAACAACAGACGGAAAAGAAAACCTGTAGATAAAGGAGGCGTTGCTACAAAACAACAGCAAGTGCCGCCATCACATAATGATAACAGTGTAATTGATGTTGAGGATGGAAAAG ATAATACATGCTCTAGTGACCAGAGACCAGAACAAGAGGCTTCATTGATTTTTGAAGATGGGCATATTCCCGCTCAGGGTTCTGTACCCTTTACCCATAGCATCAACGCAGACAACTTTGTCTCTGTTACAGGTTCGGGTGAACCTCAGCCAGATGAAGGAATGAATGATACAAAATTTGAACTTTCACCTTCCGGTGGTGACAACAAAAGCGCTTATTCAACTGTA TGCCCAACGGGTCGGATCTCATTCAAGCTCTACGACTGGAATCCAGCAGAGTTCCCTCGGAGACTACGTCATCAA ATATTCCAATGGTTGTCCACCATGCCTGTTGAGCTGGAGGGTTATATCCGTCCAGGATGTACAATTTTGACCGTCTTTATAGCAATGCCAGAGATTATGTGGGCGAAG ttgtctaaAGATCCTGTGGCATATCTGGATGAATTTATTCTTAAACCTGGAAAGATGCTATTTGGAAGAGGCTCGATGACTGTCTATTTGAACAACATGATTTTCCGTCTTATTAAAG GTGGAACATCATTAAAGAGAGTCGATGTAAAATTAGAGTCACCGAAACTACAGTTTGTGTATCCTACATGTTTTGAAGCTGGAAAACCAATAGAACTTGTTGTTTGTGGACAAAACCTTCTGCAACCCAAATGCCG GTTTCTCGTGTCTTTTTCTGGGAAGTACTTACCACATAATTATTCTGTTGTACCTACACCGGCGCAGGATGAGAAACGTTCTTGTAATAACAAGTTCTACAAGATCAATATTGTGAATTCTGACCCTAATCTCTTTGGCCCTGCTTTTGTCGAG GTTGAAAATGAATCTGGCTTATCAAATTTCATACCTCTAATTATTGGAGATGAATCTATCTGCTCCGAAATGAAACAAATAGAGCAGAAGTTCAATGCTACTCTAGTTCCAGAGGGACAAGAAGTCACCGCTTGCTGCTCTTCGACTTGCTGTTGCAGTGATTTTGGGGAGAGACAGAGCGCTTTTAGTGGCCTCTTGTTAGATATTGCATGGTCAGTTAAGGTGCCCTCTGCAGAATGCACTGAGAAAAGAATAAACCGATGTCAGATTAAAAGATACAATAGAGTGTTGAATTATCTAATACAAAATAACTCGTCGTCAATCTTGGGAAACGTACTGCACAATCTGGAAGCTTTGGTGAAAAAAATGGAGCCAGACAGTCTTGTTCACTGTACCTGTGACTGCGACGTGAAGCTTCTACATGAAAATATGAATTTGGCGAGTGACGCTAACAGAAAGCATCAAATCCATGAAGAGTCAAAGGTGACCCCAGGGAATGTTCTTCCTTCATCAGGTTGCTGTTGTAAGAGCAGTTTCCAGAAGGATAAACCATCAACAATAGTAAACTTCAATCAG GATCCGGAAGCAGGATTAGATTGTAAAGAGAGGATACAGGCAGACTGTTCACCAGATATTGGTGGAAAAGAGACTGATCCTCTTTTAAACAAAGAGGTTGTCATGAACGTAAAAGACATAGGAGACTGGCCAAGGAAGTCATGTATACCATTACACTCCACCCTAACATACAGGTCCCGTCAAACTGTTTTCTTAATCGCTACATTCGCTGTCTGTTTTGCGGTATGTGCGGTTCTCTATCATCCAAACAAGGTCACACAGCTTGCAGTGGCAATCCGGACAAGATTGGCACACAAACTTtga
- the LOC104770225 gene encoding squamosa promoter-binding-like protein 7 isoform X1, producing MSSLSQSQSPTPPEMEIQPPPALVNDDPSTYPSALWDWGDLLDFAADERLLVSFDSSDHLTPFPPVPSPPPLPPHPQPQLIPTQPLAESESYPSPDESGSGSDRVRKRDPRLICSNFVEGLLPCSCPELDQKLEEAELPKKKRVRGGSGVARCQVPGCEVDISELKGYHRRHRVCLRCANATFVVLDGDNKRYCQQCGKFHVLPDFDEGKRSCRRKLERHNNRRKRKPVDKGGVATKQQQVPPSHNDNSVIDVEDGKADNTCSSDQRPEQEASLIFEDGHIPAQGSVPFTHSINADNFVSVTGSGEPQPDEGMNDTKFELSPSGGDNKSAYSTVCPTGRISFKLYDWNPAEFPRRLRHQIFQWLSTMPVELEGYIRPGCTILTVFIAMPEIMWAKLSKDPVAYLDEFILKPGKMLFGRGSMTVYLNNMIFRLIKGGTSLKRVDVKLESPKLQFVYPTCFEAGKPIELVVCGQNLLQPKCRFLVSFSGKYLPHNYSVVPTPAQDEKRSCNNKFYKINIVNSDPNLFGPAFVEVENESGLSNFIPLIIGDESICSEMKQIEQKFNATLVPEGQEVTACCSSTCCCSDFGERQSAFSGLLLDIAWSVKVPSAECTEKRINRCQIKRYNRVLNYLIQNNSSSILGNVLHNLEALVKKMEPDSLVHCTCDCDVKLLHENMNLASDANRKHQIHEESKVTPGNVLPSSGCCCKSSFQKDKPSTIVNFNQDPEAGLDCKERIQADCSPDIGGKETDPLLNKEVVMNVKDIGDWPRKSCIPLHSTLTYRSRQTVFLIATFAVCFAVCAVLYHPNKVTQLAVAIRTRLAHKL from the exons ATGTCTTCTCTGTCGCAATCTCAATCACCTACGCCTCCGGAGATGGAGATTCAACCTCCTCCTGCATTGGTTAACGATGATCCTTCAACCTATCCCTCCGCTCTCTGGGATTGGGGAGATCTCCTTGACTTCGCCGCCGACGAACGCCTTCTCGTTTCTTTCGATTCTTCCGATCATCTTACTCCTTTCCCTCCcgttccttctcctcctcctcttcctcctcatccGCAGCCCCAGCTGATTCCGACTCAGCCTCTCGCGGAATCTGAATCGTATCCTTCTCCTGATGAATCTGGTTCAGGTTCCGATCGGGTTAGGAAGCGAGACCCGAGGTTGATTTGTTCCAATTTCGTTGAAGGTTTGCTTCCTTGTTCGTGTCCTGAGCTTGATCAGAAATTGGAGGAGGCTGAGCTTCCGAAGAAGAAGCGTGTTCGCGGCGGTTCTGGTGTTGCTCGTTGTCAGGTTCCAGGTTGTGAAGTGGATATAAGCGAGCTTAAAGGTTACCATAGGAGGCATAGGGTTTGTCTCCGGTGTGCTAATGCTACCTTTGTTGTGCTTGACGGAGATAATAAGAGATACTGTCAACAGTGTGGCAA GTTTCATGTGCTCCCGGACTTTGATGAGGGAAAGCGCAGCTGTCGGAGAAAGCTAGAGCGTCACAACAACAGACGGAAAAGAAAACCTGTAGATAAAGGAGGCGTTGCTACAAAACAACAGCAAGTGCCGCCATCACATAATGATAACAGTGTAATTGATGTTGAGGATGGAAAAG CAGATAATACATGCTCTAGTGACCAGAGACCAGAACAAGAGGCTTCATTGATTTTTGAAGATGGGCATATTCCCGCTCAGGGTTCTGTACCCTTTACCCATAGCATCAACGCAGACAACTTTGTCTCTGTTACAGGTTCGGGTGAACCTCAGCCAGATGAAGGAATGAATGATACAAAATTTGAACTTTCACCTTCCGGTGGTGACAACAAAAGCGCTTATTCAACTGTA TGCCCAACGGGTCGGATCTCATTCAAGCTCTACGACTGGAATCCAGCAGAGTTCCCTCGGAGACTACGTCATCAA ATATTCCAATGGTTGTCCACCATGCCTGTTGAGCTGGAGGGTTATATCCGTCCAGGATGTACAATTTTGACCGTCTTTATAGCAATGCCAGAGATTATGTGGGCGAAG ttgtctaaAGATCCTGTGGCATATCTGGATGAATTTATTCTTAAACCTGGAAAGATGCTATTTGGAAGAGGCTCGATGACTGTCTATTTGAACAACATGATTTTCCGTCTTATTAAAG GTGGAACATCATTAAAGAGAGTCGATGTAAAATTAGAGTCACCGAAACTACAGTTTGTGTATCCTACATGTTTTGAAGCTGGAAAACCAATAGAACTTGTTGTTTGTGGACAAAACCTTCTGCAACCCAAATGCCG GTTTCTCGTGTCTTTTTCTGGGAAGTACTTACCACATAATTATTCTGTTGTACCTACACCGGCGCAGGATGAGAAACGTTCTTGTAATAACAAGTTCTACAAGATCAATATTGTGAATTCTGACCCTAATCTCTTTGGCCCTGCTTTTGTCGAG GTTGAAAATGAATCTGGCTTATCAAATTTCATACCTCTAATTATTGGAGATGAATCTATCTGCTCCGAAATGAAACAAATAGAGCAGAAGTTCAATGCTACTCTAGTTCCAGAGGGACAAGAAGTCACCGCTTGCTGCTCTTCGACTTGCTGTTGCAGTGATTTTGGGGAGAGACAGAGCGCTTTTAGTGGCCTCTTGTTAGATATTGCATGGTCAGTTAAGGTGCCCTCTGCAGAATGCACTGAGAAAAGAATAAACCGATGTCAGATTAAAAGATACAATAGAGTGTTGAATTATCTAATACAAAATAACTCGTCGTCAATCTTGGGAAACGTACTGCACAATCTGGAAGCTTTGGTGAAAAAAATGGAGCCAGACAGTCTTGTTCACTGTACCTGTGACTGCGACGTGAAGCTTCTACATGAAAATATGAATTTGGCGAGTGACGCTAACAGAAAGCATCAAATCCATGAAGAGTCAAAGGTGACCCCAGGGAATGTTCTTCCTTCATCAGGTTGCTGTTGTAAGAGCAGTTTCCAGAAGGATAAACCATCAACAATAGTAAACTTCAATCAG GATCCGGAAGCAGGATTAGATTGTAAAGAGAGGATACAGGCAGACTGTTCACCAGATATTGGTGGAAAAGAGACTGATCCTCTTTTAAACAAAGAGGTTGTCATGAACGTAAAAGACATAGGAGACTGGCCAAGGAAGTCATGTATACCATTACACTCCACCCTAACATACAGGTCCCGTCAAACTGTTTTCTTAATCGCTACATTCGCTGTCTGTTTTGCGGTATGTGCGGTTCTCTATCATCCAAACAAGGTCACACAGCTTGCAGTGGCAATCCGGACAAGATTGGCACACAAACTTtga
- the LOC104770226 gene encoding sugar transporter ERD6-like 16, whose product MAIREIKDVERGDIANNVEDLGKPFLTDRDDEKESEVNESYLMVIFSTFVAVCGSFEFGSCVGYSAPTQASIRQDLNLSIAEFSMFGSILTIGAMIGAVMSGKISDFSGRKGAMRTSACFCITGWLAVFFSKGALLLDVGRFFTGYGIGVFSYVVPVYIAEISPKHLRGGLTTLNQLMIVIGSSVSFLIGSLISWKTLALTGLAPCIVLLVGLCFIPESPRWLAKAGREKEFRIALQKLRGKDTDIANEAEGIQVSIQALEILPKARIQDLVSKKYGRSVIIGVSLMVFQQFVGINGIGFYASETFVKAGFSSGKLGTIAIACVQVPITVLGTILIDKTGRRPLIMISAGGIFLGCILTGTSFFLKGQNLLLDWVPMLAVGGVLIYVAAFSIGMGPVPWVIMSEIFPINVKGIAGSLVVLVNWSGAWAVSYTFNFLMSWSSPGTFYIYSAFAAMTIIFVAKMVPETKGKTLEEIQTCIRREP is encoded by the exons atGGCAATTAGGGAAATCAAAGATGTAGAGAGGGGTGACATAGCAAATAATGTTGAGGATCTAGGGAAACCATTTTTGACTGATCGAGATGATGAAAAAGAGAGTGAGGTTAATGAATCCTACTTGATGGTTATCTTCAGCACTTTTGTTGCTGTCTGTGGCTCCTTTGAGTTCGGCTCTTGT gtTGGATACTCAGCGCCTACTCAGGCATCTATCAGACAAGATCTCAATCTCTCCATTGCAGAG TTCTCCATGTTTGGATCCATCTTAACAATAGGTGCAATGATTGGTGCTGTTATGAGTGGGAAAATTTCAGATTTCTCCGGCCGAAAAGGG GCTATGAGAACCTCAGCTTGCTTCTGCATCACAGGTTGGCTCGCTGTCTTCTTCTCCAAG GGTGCTTTGCTACTTGATGTAGGAAGGTTCTTTACAGGATATGGGATTGGAGTTTTTTCTTATGTG GTCCCTGTGTACATTGCTGAGATATCTCCCAAGCACCTCCGAGGTGGACTCACAACACTGAACCAACTCATGATTGTGATCGGTTCATCAGTTTCTTTCTTGATCGGATCTCTCATTTCTTGGAAAACTCTTGCCCTAACTG GACTCGCTCCCTGCATTGTTTTGCTCGTTGGATTGTGCTTCATACCCGAATCTCCTCGATGGCTG GCAAAAGCAGGCCGTGAGAAAGAGTTCCGCATAGCCCTACAAAAGCTGCGAGGAAAAGATACAGATATCGCAAATGAAGCAGAAGGTATTCAAGTCTCGATTCAAGCTTTAGAGATTCTTCCAAAAGCAAGAATCCAAGATCTTGTTTCCAAGAAATATGGTCGATCTGTCATC attgGTGTTTCCCTGATGGTATTCCAACAGTTTGTGGGAATCAACGGGATCGGATTCTACGCAAGCGAAACGTTTGTAAAAGCTG GATTTTCGTCTGGGAAGCTCGGAACAATCGCTATCGCTTGTGTTCAG GTGCCGATAACTGTTCTTGGAACAATCTTGATAGACAAAACTGGAAGAAGGCCACTAATaatg ATTTCAGCTGGTGGTATCTTCTTGGGATGTATTCTCACAGGCACATCTTTCTTCCTCAAG GGACAAAACTTGTTGCTTGACTGGGTTCCTATGTTAGCCGTTGGAGGTGTACTT ATCTATGTAGCTGCTTTCTCCATCGGAATGGGACCTGTTCCTTGGGTGATAATGTCGGAG ATATTTCCGATAAACGTGAAGGGAATCGCAGGAAGCTTAGTGGTACTGGTGAATTGGTCTGGTGCTTGGGCTGTTTCTTACACATTCAACTTCCTCATGAGCTGGAGCTCTCCAG gTACATTCTACATATACTCCGCATTTGCAGCCATGACGATAATCTTTGTGGCAAAGATGGTGCCTGAGACAAAAGGGAAGACACTAGAAGAGATCCAAACTTGTATCCGAAGAGAACCATAA
- the LOC104770227 gene encoding uncharacterized protein LOC104770227 produces the protein MASPSSARIWFRIVILIGLMVVLFYVGRPLYWKISATIHDIRHNKQSVREGISQIVQEAQRSVGWYHHDESDSGFREGGHIKKSSGVSSSRRFLFA, from the exons ATGGCGTCTCCATCATCAGCGAGAATCTGGTTCCGTATAGTGATTCTAATCGGTTTAATGGTGGTTCTGTTCTACGTCGGCCGTCCTCTCTACTGGAAGATCTCCGCCACTATCCATGATATCCGTCACAACAAGCAATCAGTcagagaag GTATATCGCAGATCGTACAAGAAGCGCAGAGATCGGTGGGATGGTACCACCACGACGAGTCGGATTCAGGTTTCCGAGAAGGAGGTCACATCAAGAAATCATCTggagtttcttcttctcggAGGTTTCTCTTCGCCTGA